One Gemmatimonadota bacterium genomic region harbors:
- a CDS encoding S9 family peptidase, which translates to MRRTRAFALASFTIVGASTLAAQVDTPPSIDLFQSVLSAIGAGESPVWSSDGTRLIYIGGDGALASVGVNGGAPTRHTPSLGGASQLRRSPDGRLVTYVKGVEGGNDVFGFDIAAGTERRITRLSGHVRSYAFSPTGDRIALANDRNGSEDVYVVDVETGVATRLTSSPLYEGFPSFTPDGSRVLYTRLDSRWVDHDVFSIPAVGGPARLVLSDKDYFDYRQGASFGFARVSPDGKTILFRSQRSGWANYWLAPLAGGTPRPLAVERADQSDARWSPDGSQVLFLSITNGTQSLKVAPATGGTARTVVAPPVGLLSRAEWSPNGHFISYAFGTPTRAPDLFVVPAAGGTPRQLTDSDPEGAIASQLIEPEKIAWTNEGLTINAYLYKPKGLRAGDQAPVIMYVHGGPTQQFLDNYQLQPQFFASRGYVVIAPNVRGSSGYGKRFEDANNRDWGHGDLRDVLAGVTWAKQQAYVNPGKIGITGISYGGMLTMYATSFAPGVFQAAISGSGYGDVTDFHTVVPQLQHSQLLHYELGRWPSTPAVDSIYRRSSAIHKAKDATAPAMLIHGFGLDVLDTEYAAWKYARELAKHSKVVEYRKYPNETYYVYGRENTKAMLGEMLDFFDRYLKDGSVDHSGR; encoded by the coding sequence ATGCGCCGCACTCGTGCCTTTGCTCTCGCATCCTTCACGATCGTCGGTGCATCGACGCTCGCGGCCCAGGTGGACACACCGCCGTCGATCGACCTATTCCAGTCGGTGCTGTCCGCCATTGGTGCCGGAGAATCCCCGGTCTGGTCAAGCGACGGCACGCGACTGATCTACATCGGCGGCGACGGTGCCCTCGCGTCCGTGGGGGTAAATGGTGGGGCTCCTACCCGACACACACCATCGCTCGGCGGGGCGTCGCAGCTTCGTCGCTCACCCGACGGCCGTTTGGTGACGTATGTGAAGGGAGTGGAGGGAGGGAACGACGTCTTCGGCTTCGACATCGCGGCGGGCACCGAGCGCCGCATCACGCGCCTCTCCGGCCATGTGCGATCATACGCCTTCTCGCCCACCGGCGACCGGATCGCCCTGGCCAACGACCGAAACGGAAGCGAGGACGTGTATGTGGTGGATGTCGAGACGGGCGTCGCCACGCGCCTGACCTCGTCCCCGCTGTACGAGGGCTTTCCCTCGTTCACGCCCGACGGCAGCCGGGTGCTCTACACGCGCCTCGACTCGCGCTGGGTCGACCACGATGTCTTCTCCATTCCGGCCGTGGGCGGCCCGGCGCGCCTTGTGCTCAGCGACAAGGACTACTTCGACTATCGACAGGGCGCGTCCTTCGGCTTTGCGCGCGTGTCACCCGACGGGAAGACCATCCTCTTCCGCTCGCAGCGCAGCGGGTGGGCCAACTACTGGCTCGCCCCACTGGCCGGCGGTACGCCGCGCCCGCTCGCGGTAGAGCGCGCCGACCAGAGCGACGCGCGGTGGTCCCCCGACGGAAGCCAGGTGCTCTTCCTCTCGATCACGAACGGGACGCAGTCGTTGAAGGTGGCGCCGGCGACTGGAGGGACGGCCCGCACCGTCGTGGCTCCGCCGGTGGGGCTGCTGTCGCGCGCGGAATGGTCGCCCAATGGGCACTTCATCTCGTACGCCTTCGGCACGCCGACGCGTGCGCCGGACCTCTTCGTCGTGCCCGCGGCCGGTGGAACGCCCCGGCAGCTCACCGACTCCGACCCCGAAGGCGCCATCGCCTCGCAGCTTATCGAGCCCGAGAAGATCGCCTGGACCAACGAGGGCCTCACGATCAACGCCTATCTCTACAAGCCGAAGGGGTTGCGGGCCGGTGACCAGGCGCCGGTCATCATGTACGTGCACGGGGGCCCGACGCAGCAGTTCTTGGACAACTACCAATTGCAGCCGCAGTTCTTCGCCAGTCGCGGATACGTCGTGATCGCGCCCAACGTGCGGGGCAGCTCCGGCTACGGCAAGCGCTTCGAGGACGCCAACAACCGCGACTGGGGACACGGCGACCTGCGCGACGTCCTCGCGGGGGTGACGTGGGCCAAGCAGCAGGCGTATGTGAATCCCGGGAAGATCGGGATCACGGGGATCAGCTACGGCGGGATGCTCACGATGTACGCCACCTCGTTCGCCCCCGGCGTGTTCCAGGCGGCGATCTCGGGCTCCGGCTACGGGGACGTGACCGACTTCCACACAGTGGTGCCGCAGCTTCAGCACAGCCAGCTGCTCCACTACGAACTGGGGCGCTGGCCCTCCACGCCCGCCGTGGACTCGATCTACCGCCGCAGCTCGGCCATCCACAAGGCAAAGGATGCGACCGCGCCAGCGATGCTCATCCACGGCTTCGGCCTGGACGTGCTCGATACCGAGTACGCGGCGTGGAAGTACGCACGCGAGCTGGCGAAACACTCCAAGGTGGTGGAGTACCGGAAGTACCCTAACGAGACCTACTACGTCTACGGCCGGGAGAACACGAAGGCGATGCTGGGCGAGATGCTCGACTTCTTCGATCGCTACCTAAAGGACGGTTCGGTGGATCACAGCGGGCGATAG
- a CDS encoding chloride channel protein translates to MPPVPPSHGAPRPLDRLLGVLAHFGRLGERAARAVRAAEVQARRRTRQLTFGPRRAAAGGWDEFVEWFGTLDLSENAVLLAFAVVIGAAAALGVVGFYSLVDLSDALFIRWPGARVEALRNPAYRPLLTALGFVAAVSVMRRWAPREEGLNVPDLKRRVKREGGVVPLQPLAARSVSSAVTLGAGGSVGAEGPAAVLGGGLGSVLSRAFRFSRDRTRLLVAAGTAAGISAAFNAPLAGAFFALEEVLGGLQVAAFPTVVVASVVASVISTAVFGVHPAFPVPNLHPSRSWFELLALPPLLGLACGLVTVVFVRTYFGVGEAVARSPLTPRTKAALGGATVGLMVWLSNGLLLGPGHLAIPAEVFGGVAWYVILALCFAKIVATALTLGTGGSGGLFAPSMYVGAATGAALAGLLGALLPSLGVQPAAWAFVAMGGVVGAATGAPITAILLVFELTDDYALMAPLMLVTGLAIVVARRFERDDLYSGWLRRRGVVLQQPSERDVLARLRVKDAYDATPLILHEHEAIEPVLRRVAFSAQPLFPVVDAAGRLAGILPVSLLAQAARNRDALPALIVGDLLVATPAVSLEAGLEEVVRRLGLRDLAALPVVTLPGGELVGLVTRAHVTRVVERALLLDSGEPAAATERVFDPDPATRAATDPGQHS, encoded by the coding sequence ATGCCGCCGGTTCCTCCTTCCCACGGTGCTCCTCGTCCGCTGGATCGCCTGCTGGGCGTGCTCGCGCACTTCGGTCGCCTGGGTGAGCGCGCGGCTCGTGCGGTGCGCGCCGCCGAGGTTCAGGCCCGACGGCGCACCCGTCAGCTCACCTTCGGGCCGCGCCGCGCCGCCGCCGGAGGCTGGGACGAGTTCGTCGAATGGTTCGGCACCCTCGACCTCTCCGAGAATGCCGTCCTCCTCGCGTTTGCCGTCGTAATCGGCGCGGCCGCCGCCCTCGGCGTCGTTGGCTTCTACTCGCTGGTGGATCTCAGCGACGCTTTGTTCATCCGCTGGCCGGGCGCACGCGTCGAGGCCCTGCGCAATCCCGCCTACCGCCCCCTGCTCACTGCCCTTGGCTTCGTGGCGGCCGTGTCGGTCATGCGCCGATGGGCGCCGCGCGAAGAGGGACTCAACGTCCCCGACCTCAAGCGACGAGTCAAGCGTGAGGGTGGTGTCGTCCCCTTGCAACCGCTCGCCGCGCGGAGTGTGTCGAGCGCCGTAACCCTTGGCGCCGGCGGCTCCGTGGGAGCCGAGGGGCCGGCCGCGGTGCTTGGTGGCGGCCTGGGCTCCGTGCTGTCGCGCGCCTTTCGCTTCTCGCGTGACCGCACGCGCCTGTTGGTCGCAGCGGGGACTGCGGCCGGTATCTCGGCCGCCTTCAATGCTCCGTTGGCGGGTGCCTTCTTCGCCCTTGAAGAGGTCCTGGGCGGCCTGCAGGTCGCCGCCTTCCCCACCGTCGTGGTCGCGAGCGTCGTGGCATCGGTGATTTCCACTGCCGTGTTTGGTGTACATCCGGCGTTCCCGGTGCCCAACCTGCACCCGTCGCGTTCGTGGTTCGAACTGCTCGCCCTGCCACCACTCCTCGGCCTCGCCTGCGGGTTGGTGACGGTGGTGTTCGTGCGCACGTATTTTGGGGTCGGCGAGGCCGTTGCCCGATCACCACTCACGCCACGTACAAAGGCCGCGCTGGGCGGAGCCACCGTGGGACTCATGGTCTGGCTCTCGAACGGTCTCCTGCTCGGGCCAGGCCATCTCGCGATTCCTGCCGAGGTGTTCGGCGGCGTGGCCTGGTACGTGATCCTCGCCCTCTGCTTCGCGAAGATCGTCGCGACAGCACTGACGCTCGGGACCGGTGGCTCCGGGGGCTTGTTCGCGCCCTCGATGTACGTGGGAGCGGCCACTGGTGCGGCCCTGGCTGGACTGCTGGGCGCACTGCTACCCTCGCTTGGAGTACAGCCCGCCGCGTGGGCGTTTGTCGCCATGGGTGGCGTGGTGGGGGCTGCCACCGGTGCGCCTATCACCGCGATCCTGCTTGTGTTTGAACTCACCGACGACTACGCCCTCATGGCGCCGCTGATGCTCGTCACCGGGCTCGCGATCGTCGTCGCACGCCGCTTTGAACGTGACGACCTGTACAGTGGCTGGTTGCGTCGGCGAGGAGTCGTGCTCCAGCAGCCCAGCGAACGCGACGTGCTCGCGCGGTTGCGCGTGAAGGATGCGTACGACGCCACCCCCCTCATCCTGCACGAGCACGAGGCCATCGAGCCCGTGCTTCGTCGGGTGGCGTTCTCCGCGCAACCCTTGTTCCCGGTCGTGGACGCCGCAGGACGACTCGCCGGCATCCTCCCGGTCAGCCTGCTCGCACAAGCTGCGCGCAACCGGGACGCCTTGCCGGCGCTCATTGTCGGGGACCTGCTGGTCGCCACGCCGGCCGTCTCACTCGAGGCCGGGCTCGAGGAGGTGGTGCGTCGACTCGGCTTGCGCGACCTGGCGGCGCTACCCGTGGTCACCTTGCCGGGCGGTGAGCTGGTCGGGTTGGTCACACGCGCCCACGTAACGCGCGTCGTCGAGCGGGCCCTCTTGCTCGACAGCGGCGAACCGGCGGCGGCCACGGAGCGAGTGTTCGATCCCGATCCCGCAACCCGCGCGGCCACGGACCCCGGCCAGCACAGCTAG